The following is a genomic window from Hymenobacter monticola.
GCGTGATGAAGGCCATGACGCTGCCGCCGGCCTTCACCTTGCCCGAAATAGAGTCGAGGTCGGCGGCCAACGACTCGCTGCTTTCCACCGTGAAGCTGTCTTCCTGGCCCAGGCGGTCGTGGCGCACGGCGCGCATCTTGCCCGTGGCCTGGCCCATGAGAAAGGCCAGCGTGCCGGGCTTGTCGGTGGCGGTTTTGATGTCGTAGGTGAGGGCGCGCTGGCGGGGCATCTGATTGCCGGTTTCGAGGGGCAGCAGGGCCAGGCGGTCGGCCCCGCCGCCGCCCATGCCGCTGCCGCTTTTCTCCAGCAGGCCCACTATCAGGAAGCGTCGGCCCAGGGCCGACACGTACTGGCCGACGGGGCTTTGCTTGGGAAACAGCTTCTGCTTGATTTCGTCGCCCACTATCAGCACGTTGGCGCCGCTGCTGAGCTCGGTTTGGGAGAAGATGCGGCCTTCGCTGAGGTTGTAGCCTTGGATTTTGAGGTAATTCTCGTCGCCGGCAATCACCTGCATGTTGGGGTTGGTTTTGATGCCGTTGGCTTTCATTTCGGCCGCGCCCGAGATGAAGGCCGACACGCCCACCTGGGCGTCGTCGCCCATGGCTTTTTTGTAGAGCTTGGCTTGCAGGTAATCGATGGGCGGGTATTGCTTGCCCTTCACGCCGCCGCGCTGGAAGCGGTTGGTGTAGCCCTTGGCGTGCAGCTCAAAGGAGTTGGCCCCCAGGCTGGCGAAGGTTTCCGACAGCGCGTTTTTCATAGCGTCGATGCTGGTGAGAATGCCCACCAGCGCAAACAGCCCGATGCTCAGAATCAGGGCCGTGAGGACGGTGCGCAGCAGGTTGGCGCGAATGGAGCGAAAGGCTTCGCGGACGTTTTCAAAAGGGCTCATATATCAACTAAAATCAGCAGTAGTCGGCAGCGGGGTGCGAAAGCTACATCACATGGATGTCCTGTAGAATTACATGCAGCCGGTCGTTGCGCTTTTCCAAATTAAAGGTGGCGGTTAAATCTGAAACGAAACCATTGATGTTCAAATCGTACCAGACGTCTCCTCTGTTCTCGTCAAACCAGCCAATTCCTTCTTCTAAACTTCTTTTCTCGCTGTACCACTCTACTTCCTTCCGCTGTTTAGCCGGTCTTATATTACCGGCACTGTCCACCGCTGTTCCATTATTTAGCAACGTGACCTTGTTCTTGAGTTCATCGCCATATGCTTGAATGATTTCCTTGATTAAAACAGCGGACCAGAAAGGCTCGGCCTCAAGGAAAGCGTATGCTTCCTCATATTTTTCCTGCTCTAACAAAACGGTCCACTGGTCAACAAGACCGATGACTTCTTCACTGGTAGCAGCAGAAGCTAAAGTAGCCGGCATAGCGCTTTGATTCGAAGGGAACAAGGCCGCACCGGTTACCGCAGGTGCTGCCAAAGTGCCCAAAGTTCGGCGGCCGGCGCTTAACTTGAACCACCGCCGCCGCAACCTCGTTGCGGAGCTGCGTTTCTTTTGCTAAAATCCTATGCTCTTCAAGCGTTTTTTACTGCTGTTGCTGCTGGCCGCGCCGCTGGCCGCCCGCGCCAACCACGTGCTCATCCCGATGGACAACACCCAGAAGGAGTGCCTGAAAGCCTACGGCGTGGCATTCTGGCTACTGCAGCGCGAGGTACCCGTCGACTGGCTGCTGAACTATCGGGGCGGCGCCTTCGCCTTCGAAACCAGCTCGGCGGCCGAGAATGAGCTGGCCGTGCGCGGCGTCACGTTCCAGGTCATCAGCGAGGCCCAGTACACCGGCATTCTCCAGGAAATAGCCGACCCCAACGCCAACATGGACGTGATGAAGCTGGAGAAGGTGCCCAAAATCGCGGTGTACACGCCCAAAGGCAAGCAGCCCTGGGACGACGCCGTGACCATGGTGCTCACCTACGCCGAAATCCCCTACACCCAGATTTACGACGACGAAGTGCTGAAGGGCGAGCTGCCGAAGTACGACTGGCTGCACCTGCACCACGAGGACTTCACCGGCGAGTACGGCAAGTTTTACGCCTCCTATCGCAACTACCCTTGGTACCAGCAGCAGGTGCGCGACGCCGAAGCTGCCGCCAAGCGCAACGGCTTCAGCAAAGTGAGCGTGATGAAGGGCACCGTGGCTACCAAAATGCAGGAATTCATTGCCGGCGGCGGCTTTTTGTTCGCCATGTGCTCGGCCACCGATTCCTACGACATCGCCCTGGCCGGCTTGGGCATCGACATGGTGGAAAGCATGTACGACGGCGACCCCGCCGACCCGGCTGCGCAGTCCAAGCTCAACTTCAACCGCTGCCTGGCTTTCCAGAACTTCCAGCTGGAGCGCAACCCCTTCCAATACGAGTACTCCAACATCGACATGCAGCCCAGCGAGCGGGGCCTGGGCGAGCAGAACGACTACTTCCAGCTCTTCACCTATTCGGCCAAGTACGACCCGGTGCCCACCATGCTCACCCAAAACCACGAGAAAACCATCCACGGCTTCATGGGCCAAACCACAGCCTTCCGCAAAAGCCTGATTAAGTCGGACGTGGTGGTGATGGGCGACACCAAGCAAACCGGCGAGGCGCGCTACATCCACGGCAGCCTGGGCAAAGGCACCTGGACGTTCTATGGCGGCCACGACCCCGAAGACTACCAGCACCTTGTGGGCGAAGAACCTACCGACCTCGCCCTGCACCCCAACTCGCCCGGCTACCGGCTCATCCTGAACAACATCCTCTTCCCGGCCGCCAAGAAGAAAAAGCAGAAAACCTAAGCCGGACCTAGCAGGCCCGAGAGTAGCCCCAACCGCTCGGCGGTTGGGGCTTTTTTATGGCCCAAATAGCACTGGCCAGTTCATTGCCGGCCGCTGGCAGGGAAAAGGCTGCCACTCACCGTTTTTTGCTTTCGCGCCGGTAGCCAAGGAGTTAATTTTAAGCTCCACGTTTGCATCCTGCCTTTATGCTGATTCGGTTACGCTTGCTTTTGCTGCTTTTAGCCGGTTTGCCGGCCGTTCCGTCCCGGGCCCAAGCCGTTGATACCACTGGGGTCACCCTTGTTCGCCCCGCGTCTATTGCCGGCACCAAAAAAGCCGCTTTGCTGCGCGTGGCCGTCCCTTCGGTGCTGATTGGGGTGGGTGTGTTGGCCCACAGCCCCAAGGTGAACCAGACGCTGTGCCAGGCCAAGCAGGATTTTCAGGCCGAAACGCAGGAGCTGTTTCGCGGCTTCAACTCCTATGGCATCGACGACTACACCCGCCACGTGCCCCTGGCCATGGCCTACGGCATGATGGCCACCGGCCACCGCGGCGAGCGCACCGCCGTGGGCTTCACCCTGATTTACCTCGTGGCCCACGAGCTGGACGAGGGCGTGGTGAGCCACCTCAAGCGCTACACCGCCGAGCCCCGCCCCTACAACCCACAGGATTTTAGCTCGTTTCCCTCGTCGCACACCTCGCAGGCCTTCCTCACGGCCACGCTGCTGCACGAGCAGTATGGCCGCCAGTACCCCTGGCTGAGCGTGAGCGGCTACGCCGTGGCCGCGGCCACCGGCGCCATGCGTGTGCTCGGCAATAAGCACTGGGCCACCGACGTGCTGGCCGGCGCCGCCATCGGCTTCCTCTCGGCCGAAACCGTGTGGCATGCCTACCCCGCCCTCACCAAGCTCCTGCCGCAGAAAGTAGCCCACAAGCTGCTGCTAGTACCCAGCTACAGCCCGGCCGGCGGCGCGGGCGTGGCCATGGGCCTGCAGATGTAGCGGGCCCGCGGCACATCGCGCCCGCATCAGAAAATAAAGTCACAGCGTCAGCAAACGGCCCAGCTACCGATAGGATAGCTGGGCCGTTTGCATCATTATCAGGCCGAAGGCCGTTAGCAGGACACGCGAGGCTCCGCTTTAGGATGCGGCGCCGCTTAGTCTTGCCCGCATGGACGACCTGAATCAATCCAATTACTCGCTCTCGGCCAGCCGGCCCGAAGAAGAATCCCCCGAGGAATTCACCAACCCCCTGCCCCGCGCCGTGCTGCGCATGAACAGCCACGCGCTGCTCGACGGCGAATGGCATTTTGCCCACGACGTGGAGGATGTGGGCCTGCGCGACGACTGGGCCCTGAGCCATACCTATGCGCACCGGGCGCAGTGGCCGGGCTCGGTAGAAGCTCACCTGGCCGAGGTGCGCGGGCAGCAGGATGGCGCTGCCTGGCACGACAAAATCGTGGTGTGGTACGAGCGGGAGTTTAACCTGCCGGAAGTGGCCGAGCCCCAGCCCCGCTCCCTCATTCAACTCACCTTTGGCGCCTGTGGCTACGAAACGCGGGTGTGGCTCAATGGCAAGCCCCTGCAAACCATTGAGGGCGAAGAAGTGCACTACGGCGAGTATACCTCCTTCAGCTACGAGCTCGACGCGGAAAACCTGCACCTCGTGAACCGCCTCACGGTGCGCATCGTAGACACGATGGACGCCGAAACGCCGCGCGGCAAACAGGAATCGCACGTGTACAAGCGCGGCGGCATCTGGTACCAGACCTACACCGGGGCCGTGCGCAGCGTGTGGCTCGAAACCGTGGAGCGCAACCGCCTGCGCTCCCGCGTGGGCGTGGTGAGCGTGGTAGAAGACCAATTGGTGCGCTTCAACCTCACGCTGCGCATTCATGACGCGGGCGACTACACCATCCGCATGCAGGTGTTCGACCCGCAGACGCCCAACCGAACGGCGCCGCTGGCCGAGTCGGACTTCCCGCTGCACCTCGAGCCCGGGCAGTGGCAGCAGCGCGTGGTGATGGAGTTGCCCGGCGCGGAGCTGTGGAGCCCCGAAGCGCCGAACCGCTACCGCCTGCTGGCCCAGCTCATCGACTCCGAAGGCTACGCCGCGCCCATCGAAACGCTGTTTGGGCTGCGCAAGGTGGAGTCGCGCGGCCGCTACGTGTACCTCAACAACCAGTCCGTGTACCTCGACGGCATCCTTTACCAGCCCGGCACGGCCACGCTGGAGGAGATGCAGCGCCACATGCACGCCATGAAGGCGCTGGGCTGCAACCTGGTGCGCGTGCACATTGCCGGCGTCGACCCGCGCATCTACAACCTGGCCGATGAGCTGGGCCTGCTGCTGTGGGTGGAAGTGCCCAGCCCGCACAGCTCCACGCCGCGCAGCCGCGAAAACCACCGGGCCGAGCTGCTGCGCCTCGTCACGCTCAGCGAAACCCACCCCAGCATCATCATCTGGAGTCTCTACAATGAGGACTGGGGCGCCCAGGACATTGCCACCAACCCCGAAACGCGGCAATACATCGTTGAAACCTATCACTTCATGCAGATTGCCTACCCGCAGTTTCTGGTGGTGGACAACGACGGCTGGCACCACATATCGAACACCGGCCGCCTGAAATCGGACTTGCTCACGGCTCACCTTTATACCCCCGACCTCGGGCGCTGGAAAGAACTGCTCGACCGGCTGGTGGGTGGCGAAATGGAGGGCACCGCCGCCTTCCCGCTGGTGGTGGGCGACCCGTTCTTCTACCGCCGCCAGGTGCCGCTGGTGGTAAGCGAGTGGGGCGGCTTCGGCTTCTCCGACTACGGCGGGCCGGCCGACGCCGAAGCGCGCACCAACAGCATTCGCGCCTTCAAGCAGGAGCTGCGCCAGCGCCCCATTGCCGGCGACGTGTACACCCAAGCCACCAACATCGAGGACGAGCGAAACGGCCTCATCGACCCCCACACCGGGGCACTCAGCGTGCCCGAGGGCCTGCTGGCCTCGCGGCTAATGGAACGGTTGGACTAGGCTTTCGAGGAAAGCTGAGCGGGGCGCACGGGCGCGGCTTTCAGGGTGGCCGTGGTCGACCAGTCGGCCTGGCAGGCGGTATTGTTCATTTGTAAATCGACGAGGACGGTGCTGAACACGGTGCTGCTCACCGAGGCCGGGCGCACCCGCAGCCGCGCCGTTTCGGGTTGCTGGTGCAGGGCTGGCACTTTGGCGGCGCGCGGCACTACCAGCTTCACCACCACGACCAACTGCTGGTCGTTGTCGTTGGAACTATCGGAGATACCACCAATTTCCACGTTGGCAGTACGAAAAGCATGGTCGAGGTTTGGCATAGAAGGGCGAGTAGGCGGTAAGCGGAATACTATGGGGTAAAGTGCGTTTGTAAATATCGGAGGATTTCATCAAATTTTCATCAAATTTTTGCAGGGCCATATTGCGTTTTTTAGCTGGCTGGATTTCCAATTTTGCCCGGCTCGAACCGCGCCGCCGCTTCCGGGGTTATCTTTGCAGACCGCCCCTCCGGCGATTTGCCTGCCCCATGACCATTACCAAAGAAGCCGTTCTCAAAGCCCTGAGCTACGTGGAAGAGCCCGACCTGGGCCAGGACCTCGTCACGCTCAACATGATTGAGAACATCGAGATAGAAGGCCTTACTGTCGCCTTTACCGTGGTGCTCACCACGCCTGCCTGCCCGCTCAAGCAGCTCATTCACGATGCCTGCGAGCGCGCCATTCACACCATGGTTGACAAAGACGCCAACGTCGTCATTACCATGACGTCGCGCGTGACCACCGGCCGCCACAACCGCGGCGACCTGCTGCCCGGCGTGAAAAATATTATTGCCATTGCCTCGGGCAAGGGCGGCGTAGGGAAAAGCACCGTGACCGCCAACCTGGCCGTGGCCCTGGCCGCTACCGGCGCCAAGGTGGGCCTGGTGGATGCCGATATTTCCGGCCCCAGCGTGCCCGTGATGTTCAACGTGGAGGGCGAGGCCCCGCACGTTTTTCAGGGCCCGAATGGCAAGAACCTCATTCAGCCCATCGTCAAGTACGGGGTGAAGCTGATGAGCATTGGCTTCCTGGCCCCGGCCGAAAGCGCCATTGTGTGGCGCGGGCCCATGGCCTCGTCGGCGCTCAAGCAGTTCATCACCGAAGTGGATTGGGGCGAGCTGGATTACCTGCTGCTCGACCTGCCGCCCGGCACGTCCGATATTCACCTCACGCTGGTGCAAACTGTGCCCGTGACGGGCGCCGTCATCGTGACCACCCCGCAGAAAGTGGCCCTGGCCGATGCACAGAAGGGCTTGCAGATGTTCCGCCAGCCCCAAATCAACGTGCCGGTGCTGGGCGTGGTGGAAAACATGGCCTGGTTTACGCCGGCCGAACTGCCCGAGAACAAGTACTTCATTTTTGGCGAAGGCGGCGGCCAGCGGCTGGCGGCGCAGCACGAGGTGCCGCTGCTGGGCCAGCTGCCGCTGGTGCAAAGCATCCGCGAAAACGGCGACCAGGGCCAGCCGGCCGTGCTCGACCCCAAGTCGGCCGTGGGCGTGCTCTTCGCCGATTTGGCCGAGTCTGTGGCTCGCCAGGTCAGTATCCGCAACAACGTGGCCCCCAAAACGGCCGTCGTGCAGATGAACTCCTAACCCACCCGTGGAAAACGTAACCCTCGCCCCCACCTTCGACCATCCGCTGATGCCTCGCATCGAGGCGGTCCTCGACACCCTGCGCCCCTACCTGGCCACCGATGGCGGCAATGTGCGCGTGGCCAACATCACGCCCGACGGCGTGCTCCAGCTGCAATGGGAGGGTGCCTGCGGGGCCTGCCCTATGTCCCCGATGACGCGCGCCGGTTTGGAAGATACCGTGAAGAAAGCTGTGCCGGAAATCACGGCCGTTGAAGCCCGCTAGTACCAGAACAACTTGTAGCGCGGACTTTTGGTCTGCGGCCCTGGCCGTCAACAAACCGTTGACAAGGCTCGGGGTCGCGGACTGAAAGTCCGCGCTACGTTTCCCACCGCCGAGCATAACCGTGCTCTGAACGTCATCGCCCTACTTTTGTGCCTTAACCCCTTCCGTATCGCATGGCCACCGCTCCCAACTCGCCCACGCTCCGCTCCTGGATTGACATTCCGCCCGGCTCCGATTTTCCCATCCAAAACCTGCCTTTTGGCGTGTTCGAAACCGAAGAACGGGGCCCGCGCCTGGCCGTGGCAATCGGACTCTACGTGCTCGACTTGTACGCCGTGAGCCAATACGGCTTCTTCGAGGACCTCGCCGAGCTTGGCGAGGCCCAGCCTAAGGTGTTTCGCCGCCGCTCGCTCAATGCCTTTTTGCGCCTGGGCCGGCCGGCGTGGCGCGCCGTGCGCCAGCGCGTGAGCGAGCTGTTGCGCCACGACGAGCCCCGCCTTCGCGACAACGAAGAAGCCGTGCGCGCCTGCCTGCTCCGCCAAACCGACGTGCGCATGCTGCGCCCCACCAAGCCCGCCAATTACACCGATTTCTACAGCAGCATCGAACACGCCACCAACGTGGGCACCATGTTCCGCGACCCGGCCAACGCCCTGCTGCCCAACTGGCGCCACATCCCCATTGGCTACCACGGCCGCACCAGCAGCATCGTGGCGTCGGGTACCGACATCCGCCGGCCCAACGGCCAACGGAAAGCACCCGACGAAACCGCCCCTACCTTCGGCCCCAGCCGCCAGCTCGACTTCGAGCTGGAAATGGCCTTTGTGGTGGGCACCGGTACCGCGCTGGGCAGCACCGTGGCTATTGCCGATGCCGAAGAGCACATTTTCGGTCTCTGCCTGTTCAACGACTGGAGCGCGCGCGACCTGCAAAGCTGGGAATACGTGCCGTTGGGGCCATTTTTGGGCAAGAACTTCGGCAGCAGCGTGGCGCCCTGGGTAGTGACGCTGGATGCGCTGGAGCCCTTCCGCATCGCCGGCCCGGCGCAGGAGCCCGCGCCCCTGCCCTACCTCAGCCAGAGCGGCGCCCACAACTTTGACGTGCACCTCGAAGTGGCCCTCACGCCCACGGGCGGCCCCGAAACCACCATCAGCCGCACCAACTTTGGGCTGATGTACTGGAGCATGGCCCAACAGCTCGCCCACCACGCCTCCAACGGCTGCAACCTCGAAGCCGGCGACCTCTACGCCTCGGGCACCATCTCAGGCCCCACACCCGACTCGTTGGGCTCGATGCTGGAGCTGGCCTGGCGCGGCACCCGCCCCGTGTCCCTAGCCGACGGCTCAGAACGCAAGTTTTTGCTTGATGGCGATACGGTGACAATGCGCGGCTTTGCCGAAAAGGACGGCGTGCGCATCGGTTTTGGCGAGGTGCGCGGCACTGTGCTGCCGGCGCTGTCTTAGCAACCATTCATAAAAAAACAAAGCCGCTGTTTTCTTTCAGGAAGAAAACAGCGGCTTTGTATCTGGATATCCTAAAGCCTAGTTATTTAGCAGTGATGATTTTTACATTCTAAGTGACCAGCCATTTATTCTGCGATAAAAGCCAATAATACTTTTTTAAAATGAATAAGGCCAGCCTTTTAGAAAGTATTTACCTCGTTTTAGGACCACTGCTTTTCCTTTCTTTCATACTAGCGCTAGTAGGGTTTTACTTGATGAAGTTTGGAAAAAGCAAATCTTCAACTTTGTATGGTCCTCTATTATTTGGTCAAGTATTTTTTCTTGGCTTTTTGATAGGCATCATTAAAACATCCATGGAAAGCGAGTACAGAGACATGACTGTTAACTTTTTATCAAGGAAAGAAATCAATATTAAGCTAGATGGGAAAAACTTTTTCTCTGAACGGAAAGACTCAATAATTACCCAAATAGCTAACATGAAAAGTACTCCAGCGCATCATTCCAGTCCGATAGATGAAAGAGGCGTAGTGCTTACCTCAGGCACCGATTCTATGGAATTGCAATTATTCCGAGATTCAAATAAGAAAGGCGAATATTGGGTCTTCTACAGGGGCTACGAGATTGGCAGATACCACACGGAATAAGCAGGCAAATGCAAATAATTACGTTAGTGCATGCGGTCGTCGCGCACGGGTAGGTTCGTTACAATCTCGCCTTCGATAACCAGCAGTTCCTGCAGGCGCTCGTCTACCTGTTTGGGGTCGCAGTATTCCTTGGCCAGGTCCACGTAGCTCACGAAGTGCGCGGCTTCCGACACCATCAGCTCGTAGTAGAACTTGCTGAGCTCCTGGTCG
Proteins encoded in this region:
- a CDS encoding YciI family protein: MPATLASAATSEEVIGLVDQWTVLLEQEKYEEAYAFLEAEPFWSAVLIKEIIQAYGDELKNKVTLLNNGTAVDSAGNIRPAKQRKEVEWYSEKRSLEEGIGWFDENRGDVWYDLNINGFVSDLTATFNLEKRNDRLHVILQDIHVM
- a CDS encoding phosphatase PAP2 family protein; amino-acid sequence: MLIRLRLLLLLLAGLPAVPSRAQAVDTTGVTLVRPASIAGTKKAALLRVAVPSVLIGVGVLAHSPKVNQTLCQAKQDFQAETQELFRGFNSYGIDDYTRHVPLAMAYGMMATGHRGERTAVGFTLIYLVAHELDEGVVSHLKRYTAEPRPYNPQDFSSFPSSHTSQAFLTATLLHEQYGRQYPWLSVSGYAVAAATGAMRVLGNKHWATDVLAGAAIGFLSAETVWHAYPALTKLLPQKVAHKLLLVPSYSPAGGAGVAMGLQM
- a CDS encoding glycoside hydrolase family 2 TIM barrel-domain containing protein; translation: MDDLNQSNYSLSASRPEEESPEEFTNPLPRAVLRMNSHALLDGEWHFAHDVEDVGLRDDWALSHTYAHRAQWPGSVEAHLAEVRGQQDGAAWHDKIVVWYEREFNLPEVAEPQPRSLIQLTFGACGYETRVWLNGKPLQTIEGEEVHYGEYTSFSYELDAENLHLVNRLTVRIVDTMDAETPRGKQESHVYKRGGIWYQTYTGAVRSVWLETVERNRLRSRVGVVSVVEDQLVRFNLTLRIHDAGDYTIRMQVFDPQTPNRTAPLAESDFPLHLEPGQWQQRVVMELPGAELWSPEAPNRYRLLAQLIDSEGYAAPIETLFGLRKVESRGRYVYLNNQSVYLDGILYQPGTATLEEMQRHMHAMKALGCNLVRVHIAGVDPRIYNLADELGLLLWVEVPSPHSSTPRSRENHRAELLRLVTLSETHPSIIIWSLYNEDWGAQDIATNPETRQYIVETYHFMQIAYPQFLVVDNDGWHHISNTGRLKSDLLTAHLYTPDLGRWKELLDRLVGGEMEGTAAFPLVVGDPFFYRRQVPLVVSEWGGFGFSDYGGPADAEARTNSIRAFKQELRQRPIAGDVYTQATNIEDERNGLIDPHTGALSVPEGLLASRLMERLD
- a CDS encoding ABC transporter permease; translation: MSPFENVREAFRSIRANLLRTVLTALILSIGLFALVGILTSIDAMKNALSETFASLGANSFELHAKGYTNRFQRGGVKGKQYPPIDYLQAKLYKKAMGDDAQVGVSAFISGAAEMKANGIKTNPNMQVIAGDENYLKIQGYNLSEGRIFSQTELSSGANVLIVGDEIKQKLFPKQSPVGQYVSALGRRFLIVGLLEKSGSGMGGGGADRLALLPLETGNQMPRQRALTYDIKTATDKPGTLAFLMGQATGKMRAVRHDRLGQEDSFTVESSESLAADLDSISGKVKAGGSVMAFITLLGASIALMNIMLVSVTERTREIGIRKALGATALQIRQQFLIEAIVICLLGGTLGIVLGVLGGNGVAKLIGSESFYVPWGWMMLGLLICVGVGLSSGYYPASKAAALDPIDSLRYE
- a CDS encoding asparagine synthetase B, translating into MLFKRFLLLLLLAAPLAARANHVLIPMDNTQKECLKAYGVAFWLLQREVPVDWLLNYRGGAFAFETSSAAENELAVRGVTFQVISEAQYTGILQEIADPNANMDVMKLEKVPKIAVYTPKGKQPWDDAVTMVLTYAEIPYTQIYDDEVLKGELPKYDWLHLHHEDFTGEYGKFYASYRNYPWYQQQVRDAEAAAKRNGFSKVSVMKGTVATKMQEFIAGGGFLFAMCSATDSYDIALAGLGIDMVESMYDGDPADPAAQSKLNFNRCLAFQNFQLERNPFQYEYSNIDMQPSERGLGEQNDYFQLFTYSAKYDPVPTMLTQNHEKTIHGFMGQTTAFRKSLIKSDVVVMGDTKQTGEARYIHGSLGKGTWTFYGGHDPEDYQHLVGEEPTDLALHPNSPGYRLILNNILFPAAKKKKQKT
- a CDS encoding Mrp/NBP35 family ATP-binding protein; the protein is MTITKEAVLKALSYVEEPDLGQDLVTLNMIENIEIEGLTVAFTVVLTTPACPLKQLIHDACERAIHTMVDKDANVVITMTSRVTTGRHNRGDLLPGVKNIIAIASGKGGVGKSTVTANLAVALAATGAKVGLVDADISGPSVPVMFNVEGEAPHVFQGPNGKNLIQPIVKYGVKLMSIGFLAPAESAIVWRGPMASSALKQFITEVDWGELDYLLLDLPPGTSDIHLTLVQTVPVTGAVIVTTPQKVALADAQKGLQMFRQPQINVPVLGVVENMAWFTPAELPENKYFIFGEGGGQRLAAQHEVPLLGQLPLVQSIRENGDQGQPAVLDPKSAVGVLFADLAESVARQVSIRNNVAPKTAVVQMNS
- the fahA gene encoding fumarylacetoacetase; translated protein: MATAPNSPTLRSWIDIPPGSDFPIQNLPFGVFETEERGPRLAVAIGLYVLDLYAVSQYGFFEDLAELGEAQPKVFRRRSLNAFLRLGRPAWRAVRQRVSELLRHDEPRLRDNEEAVRACLLRQTDVRMLRPTKPANYTDFYSSIEHATNVGTMFRDPANALLPNWRHIPIGYHGRTSSIVASGTDIRRPNGQRKAPDETAPTFGPSRQLDFELEMAFVVGTGTALGSTVAIADAEEHIFGLCLFNDWSARDLQSWEYVPLGPFLGKNFGSSVAPWVVTLDALEPFRIAGPAQEPAPLPYLSQSGAHNFDVHLEVALTPTGGPETTISRTNFGLMYWSMAQQLAHHASNGCNLEAGDLYASGTISGPTPDSLGSMLELAWRGTRPVSLADGSERKFLLDGDTVTMRGFAEKDGVRIGFGEVRGTVLPALS
- a CDS encoding NifU family protein; translation: MENVTLAPTFDHPLMPRIEAVLDTLRPYLATDGGNVRVANITPDGVLQLQWEGACGACPMSPMTRAGLEDTVKKAVPEITAVEAR